One window of Camelina sativa cultivar DH55 chromosome 4, Cs, whole genome shotgun sequence genomic DNA carries:
- the LOC104781444 gene encoding uncharacterized protein LOC104781444 isoform X1: protein MVRYLMMGISKSEINFRRLLSAAPNQQNQSKLMHYVATLRELLEQLSEEKTPEGLPRVTKAKVNEYYEKIEAVASKIVPQVPDTEVSDEPFAKDSTSGSSPKIEDDPRSPTSPQLRRRIVPASSKDQSFDAADADSSKPVKLDTAAQAHIEKHRKLQEDLTDEMVGLARQLKERSQAISQSVQNTEKILDSTEEAIEQSLASTGHATTRATKIYSQSSKTSCFQWLLIFAMTCVFIMVVLLIRVT from the exons ATGGTCAGGTATTTGATGATGGGGATAAGCAAATCAGAGATCAATTTCCGGAGATTGCTTTCGGCTGCACCTAATCAGCAAAATCAATCGAAGCTTATGCAT TATGTTGCTACATTGAGGGAACTGTTAGAACAACTCTCGGAAGAGAAGACCCCTGAAGGGCTTCCCAG AGTTACAAAGGCTAAGGTTAATGAGTACTATGAAAAGATTGAAGCTGTTGCTTCCAAGATAGTTCCTCAAGTG CCTGACACAGAGGTATCTGATGAACCCTTTGCAAAAGATTCGACTAGTGGAAGCTCACCAAAAATAGAAGATGATCCTCGAAGTCCCACTTCTCCACAGCTGAGAAGAAGAATCGT GCCTGCAAGTTCCAAGGACCAAAGTTTTGATGCTGCTGATGCTGATTCATCAAAACCAGTAAAACTAGACACCGCAGCTCAAGCGCACATTGAGAAGCACAG AAAGCTTCAAGAGGATCTAACAGATGAAATGGTGGGACTTGCAAGACAACTCAAGGAGAGAAGTCAAGCGATAAGCCAATCTGTGCAAAATACAGAGAAG ATACTCGACTCCACCGAGGAGGCCATTGAACAAAGCTTAGCAAGCACAGGACACGCGACAACAAGAGCGACGAAGATATATTCACAAAGCTCAAAGACAAGTTGCTTCCAGTGGCTTTTGATCTTCGCTATGACGTGTGTGTTCATAATGGTTGTCCTGTTGATCCGAGTCACATAG
- the LOC104781444 gene encoding uncharacterized protein LOC104781444 isoform X2, whose amino-acid sequence MMGISKSEINFRRLLSAAPNQQNQSKLMHYVATLRELLEQLSEEKTPEGLPRVTKAKVNEYYEKIEAVASKIVPQVPDTEVSDEPFAKDSTSGSSPKIEDDPRSPTSPQLRRRIVPASSKDQSFDAADADSSKPVKLDTAAQAHIEKHRKLQEDLTDEMVGLARQLKERSQAISQSVQNTEKILDSTEEAIEQSLASTGHATTRATKIYSQSSKTSCFQWLLIFAMTCVFIMVVLLIRVT is encoded by the exons ATGATGGGGATAAGCAAATCAGAGATCAATTTCCGGAGATTGCTTTCGGCTGCACCTAATCAGCAAAATCAATCGAAGCTTATGCAT TATGTTGCTACATTGAGGGAACTGTTAGAACAACTCTCGGAAGAGAAGACCCCTGAAGGGCTTCCCAG AGTTACAAAGGCTAAGGTTAATGAGTACTATGAAAAGATTGAAGCTGTTGCTTCCAAGATAGTTCCTCAAGTG CCTGACACAGAGGTATCTGATGAACCCTTTGCAAAAGATTCGACTAGTGGAAGCTCACCAAAAATAGAAGATGATCCTCGAAGTCCCACTTCTCCACAGCTGAGAAGAAGAATCGT GCCTGCAAGTTCCAAGGACCAAAGTTTTGATGCTGCTGATGCTGATTCATCAAAACCAGTAAAACTAGACACCGCAGCTCAAGCGCACATTGAGAAGCACAG AAAGCTTCAAGAGGATCTAACAGATGAAATGGTGGGACTTGCAAGACAACTCAAGGAGAGAAGTCAAGCGATAAGCCAATCTGTGCAAAATACAGAGAAG ATACTCGACTCCACCGAGGAGGCCATTGAACAAAGCTTAGCAAGCACAGGACACGCGACAACAAGAGCGACGAAGATATATTCACAAAGCTCAAAGACAAGTTGCTTCCAGTGGCTTTTGATCTTCGCTATGACGTGTGTGTTCATAATGGTTGTCCTGTTGATCCGAGTCACATAG
- the LOC104781443 gene encoding uncharacterized protein At2g39795, mitochondrial-like yields MGFALCIRRSASTLASVCGRVARAQAVSSVIVNRSSLVHKPSLFRPFVSRGFPYSTATERLKSDQTLLQVIDSEINNDSFKADDHDVEEDESTDVSSGFPFIIQDNPGHRTVTLTREHNEEKMKVEVSMPGLGMDENEDDMDDDEDGGGDGRHEKANETSIPLVVTVTKKSGLSLEFSCTAFPDEVVIDGLSVNRPEDSSSEELLKYDGPDFQELDENMRKSFHKFLDSRGINASATDFLYEYMMDKDNREYKLWLKKLKNFVQE; encoded by the exons ATGGGTTTCGCTTTGTGCATTCGCAGATCAGCTTCTACTTTGGCTTCCGTGTGTGGTCGTGTAGCTCGAGCTCAGGCCGTCTCCTCTGTCATCGTTAACCGCTCGTCTCTTGTTCACAAGCCATCTCTGTTTCGTCCTTTCGTCTCTCGTGGCTTCCCTTATTCGACGGCCACTGAGCGATTAAAGTCCGATCAGACGCTTCTTCAAGTAATTGACTCCGAGATCAACAACGATTCTTTCAAAGCGGATGATCACGATGTG gaggaggatgagagTACAGATGTCTCTAGTGGCTTTCCTTTCATAATCCAAGATAATCCTGGACACAGGACTGTGACTTTGACTAGAGAGCACAATGAAGAGAAGATGAAAGTGGAAGTAAGCATGCCTGGTCTTGGCATggatgaaaatgaagatgatatggatgacgatgaagatggtggtggtgatggtcgTCATGAGAAAGCGAATGAAACAAGCATTCCACTAGTTGTCACTGTGACTAAGAAGAGTGGACTCAGCCTAGAGTTTAGCTGCACGGCTTTCCCTGATGAGGTTGTCATTGATGGTTTGTCTGTGAACCGTCCAGAGGATTCTTCTTCTGAAGAACTGTTGAAGTATGATGGGCCAGATTTTCA GGAGTTGGATGAGAATATGCGCAAGTCATTCCACAAGTTTCTAGATTCCAGAGGAATCAACGCAAGCGCAACGGATTTCTTGTATGAGTACATGATGGATAAAGATAACAGAGAGTACAAACTATGGTTGAAGAAGCTCAAAAACTTTGTCCAAGAATGA
- the LOC104784090 gene encoding uncharacterized protein LOC104784090 — protein sequence NVYSQPDTEVPDEPFANDFTNESSPKIEDDDTRSPTSPQPRRRIVSTSSKEQCYDTADADTPKPIKLDSAAQAYIDKQRKLQEDLTDEMVGLARQLKETSQTISQSVQSTEKILDSTEEAIEQSLASTGHTTTRATKVYSQSSKTSCFQWLLIFAMTCVFIMVVLLIRVT from the exons aatgtatattctcagcCCGACACAGAGGTACCTGATGAGCCTTTTGCAAACGACTTTACCAACGAAAGCTCTCCAAAGATAGAAGATGACGATACTCGAAGCCCCACTTCGCCACAGCCGAGAAGAAGAATAGT GTCTACAAGTTCCAAGGAGCAGTGCTATGATACCGCTGACGCGGATACACCAAAACCAATAAAACTAGACTCTGCAGCTCAAGCGTATATTGACAAGCAGAG AAAGCTTCAAGAGGATCTAACCGATGAAATGGTGGGACTTGCAAGACAACTCAAGGAGACAAGTCAAACGATAAGCCAATCTGTGCAAAGTACAGAAAAG ATACTTGACTCCACCGAGGAGGCCATTGAGCAAAGCTTAGCGAGCACAGGGCACACAACCACAAGAGCCACAAAGGTATATTCACAAAGCTCAAAGACAAGTTGCTTCCAGTGGCTCTTGATCTTCGCCATGACATGTGTGTTTATAATGGTTGTCCTGTTGATCCGAGTCACATAG
- the LOC104781445 gene encoding delta-1-pyrroline-5-carboxylate synthase B — translation MTEIDPSRVFARDVKRIVVKVGTAVVTGKGGRLALGRLGAICEQLAELNSDGFEVILVSSGAVGLGRQRLRYRQLVNSSFADLQKPQMDLDGKACAGVGQSSLMAYYETMFDQLDVTVAQMLVTDSSFRDKDFRKQLSETVKAMFRMRVIPVFNENDAISTRRAPYKDSTGIFWDNDSLAALLSLELKADLLILLSDVEGLYTGPPSDPNSKLIHTFIKEKHQDEITFGEKSKLGRGGMTAKVKAAVNAAYGGIPVIITSGFAAENISKVLRGLRVGTLFHQDAHLWAPVVDTTSRDMAVAARESSRKLQALSSGDRKKILLDIANALEANEKTIKAENDLDVAAAQEAGYEESLVARLVMKPGKISSLAASVRQLAEMEDPIGRVLKKTQVADDLILEKTSSPIGVLLIVFESRPDALVQIASLAIRSGNGLLLKGGKEAFRSNAILHKVITDAIPKTVGGKLIGLVTSREEIPDLLKLDDVIDLVIPRGSNKLVSQIKNSTKIPVLGHADGICHVYVDKSCNLAMAKRIVSDAKLDYPAACNAMETLLLHKDLEQNGFLNDIIFVLQSKGVTLYGGPRASAKLNIPETKSFHHEYSSKACTVEIVEDVHGAIDHIHQHGSAHTDCIVTEDSEVAKIFLHQVDSAAVFHNASTRFSDGFRFGFGAEVGISTSRIHARGPVGVEGLLTTRWIMRGKGQVVDGDNGIVYTHKDLPVLKRTEAVENGI, via the exons ATGACGGAGATCGATCCTTCCCGCGTCTTCGCCAGGGACGTTAAGCGTATTGTCGTCaag GTTGGGACTGCAGTTGTCACTGGGAAAGGAGGAAGATTGGCTCTTGGACGTTTAGGAGCTATCTGTGAGCAg CTTGCGGAATTGAACTCGGATGGATTTGAGGTCATTTTGGTGTCTTCTGGTGCGGTTGGTCTTGGTCGACAAAGGCTTCGATATAGACAATTAGTCAACAGCAG TTTTGCAGACCTCCAGAAGCCACAAATGGATCTTGATGGGAAGGCTTGTGCTGGTGTTGGACAGAGCAGCCTCATGGCTTACTATGAGACTATGTTTGACCAG TTGGATGTGACGGTGGCTCAAATGCTTGTGACTGATAGCAGTTTTAGAGATAAAGATTTCAGGAAGCAACTTAGTGAAACTGTCAAAGCCATGTTTAGAATGAGGGTTATTCCTGTTTTCAATGAGAATGATGCTATAAGCACTCGCAGAGCCCCCTACAAG GATTCTACTGGTATATTTTGGGATAATGACAGCTTAGCTGCTCTTCTATCGCTAGAGCTGAAAGCTGACCTTCTGATCCTTCTAAGTGATGTTGAGGGTCTTTACACTGGCCCCCCAAGTGATCCTAACTCAAAGTTAATCCAcacattcattaaagaaaaacacCAGGACGAGATTACTTTCGGCGAAAAATCCAAATTAGGACGAGGGGGTATGACTGCAAAAGTTAAAGCTGCTGTTAATGCAGCTTATGGTGGCATTCCTGTTATCATAACCAG TGGGTTTGCAGCTGAGAATATAAGTAAAGTCCTTAGAGGACTGCGTGTCGGTACCCTGTTCCATCAAGATGCTCATTTGTGGGCTCCGGTCGTAGATACTACTTCTCGTGACATGGCAGTTGCTGCAAGGGAAAGCTCAAGAAAGCTTCAG GCCTTGTCTTCAGGAGATAGGAAGAAAATTCTACTCGATATTGCCAACGCCCTTGAAGCAAATGAGAAAACAATTAAAGCTGAGAACGATTTAGATGTTGCTGCAGCACAAGAAGCTGGATATGAAGAGTCTCTGGTAGCTCGCTTAGTTATGAAGCCTGGGAAG ATCTCAAGCCTTGCAGCTTCCGTTCGCCAGCTAGCTGAAATGGAAGATCCAATCGGTCGTGTATTAAAGAAAACTCAG GTTGCAGATGATCTTATTTTAGAGAAGACCTCATCACCAATAGGTGTTCTTCTGATTGTATTTGAATCTCGACCTGATGCACTAGTTCAG ATAGCTTCGCTTGCAATCCGAAGTGGAAATGGTCTTCTGCTGAAAGGTGGAAAGGAGGCTTTTCGCTCAAATGCTATCTTACACAAG GTGATCACTGATGCAATTCCAAAGACTGTTGGAGGTAAACTCATTGGACTTGTGACTTCGAGAGAAGAGATTCCTGATTTGCTCAAG CTTGATGACGTTATTGATCTTGTGATCCCAAGAGGCAGCAACAAGCTTGTTTCTCAGATAAAAAACTCGACGAAAATCCCAGTGCTAGGCCATGCTG ATGGAATCTGTCATGTATATGTTGATAAGTCTTGTAATCTGGCCATGGCAAAGCGCATCGTTTCCGATGCAAAGTTGGACTATCCAGCAGCCTGTAATGCGATG GAAACTCTTCTTCTACATAAGGATTTGGAGCAGAATGGTTTTCTTAATGATATTATATTTGTTCTGCAAAGCAAAG GTGTCACTTTGTATGGTGGGCCAAGAGCAAGTGCTAAACTAAATATTCCGGAAACAAAATCATTCCATCACGAGTACAGTTCCAAGGCCTGCACCGTTGAAATTGTCGAAGACGTACATGGTGCTATAGATCATATTCACCAACATGGAAG TGCACATACGGATTGCATAGTGACAGAAGATAGTGAAGTCGCAAAGATATTTCTCCATCAAGTAGACAG TGCTGCTGTTTTCCACAATGCAAGCACAAGATTCTCTGATGGTTTTAGATTCGGATTTGGTGCAGAG GTGGGAATAAGCACAAGCAGGATCCATGCCCGTGGTCCAGTCGGAGTAGAAGGATTATTGACAACGAGATG GATAATGAGAGGAAAAGGACAAGTTGTTGATGGAGACAATGGAATCGTTTACACCCATAAGGACCTTCCTGTCTTAAAAAGGACAGAGGCAGTGGAGAATGGGAtttag